The following are encoded in a window of Poecile atricapillus isolate bPoeAtr1 chromosome 3, bPoeAtr1.hap1, whole genome shotgun sequence genomic DNA:
- the INTS7 gene encoding integrator complex subunit 7 isoform X1, whose amino-acid sequence MAASAKSFLADAGYGEQELDANSALMELDKGLRSGKLGEQCEAVVRFPRLFQKYPFPILINSAFLKLADVFRVGNNFLRLCVLKVTQQSEKHLEKILNVDEFVKRVFSVIHSNDPVARAITLRMLGSMASIIPERKNAHHSIRQSLDSHDNVEVEAAIFAAANFSAQSKDFAVGICNKISEMIQGLATPVDLKLKLIPILQHMHHDASLASSSRQLLQQLVTSYPSTKMVIVTLHTFTLLAASSLVDIPKQIQLLLQYLKNDPRKAVKRLAIQDLKLLANKTPHTWSRENIQALCESALNTPYDSLKMGMLSVLSTLSGTIAIKQYFSSAPGAAATAARSFDLVKLAQECCYHNNRGIAAHGVRILTNISASCQEKDLLPLEQDAVFGLEALLVLCSQDDSPGAQATLKITLTCMVELVKCRPHLSQSVVESLLTQLHSAQDNARILMCHCLAAIAMQLPVLADGMLGDLMDLYKLIGQSATDKKQELLVSLATVIFVSSQKALSTEIKTVIKQQLENASNGWTAYRIARQASRMGNHDMARELYQSLLTQVASEHFYFWLNSLKEFSHAEQCLTGLQEDNYSSALSCIAEALKSYHKGIASLTAASTPLNPLSFQCGFVKLRIDLLQAFSQLICTCNSLKTSPPPAIATTIAMTSGNDLQRCGRISNQMKHSMEEFRNLATRYGDLYQSSFDADSATLRNVELQQQSCLLISHAIEALILDPESASFQEYSSNGTAHVESEYERRMMSVFNRVLEEVESLNRKYAPVSYLHTACLCNAVIALLKVPLSFQRYFFQKLQSTSIKLALSPSPRNPAEPIAVQNNQQLALKVEGVVQHGSKPGLFRKIQSVCLNVSSVLQSKSGQDYKIPIDNMTNEMEQKVEPHNDYFSTQFLLNFVILGTHNITVESSVIDSNGIVWKTGPKTTIFVKSLEDPYSQQVRLQQQQGQPPSQQQQQRTAYSRF is encoded by the exons ATGGCGGCCAGCGCCAAGTCTTTCCTGGCCGACGCGGGCTATGGCGAGCAGGAGCTGGACGCCAACTCCGCCCTcatggagctggacaaag GCCTCAGGTCTGGCAAGCTCGGGGAACAGTGCGAAGCCGTCGTTCGTTTTCCGAGGCTCTTCCAGAAATACCCGTTCCCCATTCTCATCAACTCGGCATTCCTAAAGCTAGCCGATGTTTTCCGAGTGGG AAACAACTTCCtcaggctgtgtgtgctgaaAGTTACTCAGCAGAGTGAGAAGCATTTAGAGAAGATCCTAAATGTGGATGAATTTGTCAAGAGAGTTTTCTCCGTTATCCATAGCAATGATCCTGTTGCTCGGGCTATTACACTCCG GATGTTGGGCAGCATGGCATCTATCATTCCAGAAAGGAAGAATGCACATCACAGTATTCGCCAGAGTTTGGATTCCCATGATAATgtggaagttgaagctgctaTATTTGCTGCTGCCAACTTTTCTGCACAATCTAA GGATTTTGCTGTCGGAATTTGTAATAAAATCAGTGAGATGATTCAAG GTTTGGCCACACCTGTGGACCTGAAGCTGAAGTTGATCCCTATTCTGCAGCACATGCACCACGATGCCAGCTTGGCTTCCAGTTCCCGCCAGCTACTGCAGCAGCTGGTGACATCCTACCCCTCCACCAAGATGGTCATTGTCACCCTGCACACCTTTActctgcttgctgcttcttctttgGTTGACATTCCCAAGCAG aTTCAACTTTTGTTGCAGTACTTGAAAAATGACCCCAGGAAGGCTGTGAAGAGGCTTGCAATCCAGGATTTGAAGCTGTTGGCCAACAAGACACCACATACATGGAGCAGAGAAAATATTCAG GCACTCTGTGAATCTGCTCTTAACACTCCTTATGACAGTTTGAAAATGGGCATGTTATCTGTTCTTTCCACGTTATCAGGGACCATTGCCATTAAACAGTACTTCAGCAGTGCTCCAG GAGCAGCAGCTACAGCTGCAAGGTCATTTGATTTGGTAAAACTAGCACAGGAGTGCTGTTACCATAATAACCGTGGCATTGCAGCTCATGGAGTGAGGATTCTGACCAATATATCAGCCTCTTGCCAGGAAAAAG aTCTTCTGCCTTTGGAGCAAGATGCAGTTTTTGGCTTAGAAGCTCTTCTTGTTCTCTGTAGCCAAGATGACAGCCCAGGAGCTCAGGCAACCTTAAAG ATCACGCTAACTTGCATGGTGGAGCTGGTGAAGTGCCGCCCTCACCTGAGCCAGTCCGTGGTGGAATCCCTGCTGACACAGCTGCACAGTGCCCAGGACAATGCCAGGATCCTCATGTGCCACTGCCTAGCAGCCATTGCCATGCAGCTGCCTGTCTTGGCAGATGGGATGCTGGGAGACCTAATGGACCTCTATAAATTAATTGGACAATCTGCCACAGATAAAAAGCAGGAACTCTTG GTTTCTCTTGCCACAGTGATATTTGTTTccagtcagaaagctttgtcCACAGAAATCAAAACTGTTATCAAACAGCAGCTTGAGAATGCCTCCAATGGATGGACAGCCTACAGGATAGCCAGGCAGGCTTCCAGGATG GGCAACCACGACATGGCCAGAGAACTGTACCAAAGCCTGCTGACTCAAGTGGCTTCAGAGCACTTCTACTTCTGGCTGAACAGCCTGAAGGAGTTCTCCCATGCAGAGCAGTGCCTGACAGGCCTGCAGGAGGACAACTACAGCTCTGCACTCTCCTGCATTGCCGAAGCCTTAAAATCCTACCACAAAGGAATAGCCTCGCTGACG GCTGCTAGTACACCACTTAATCCTCTGAGCTTTCAGTGTGGTTTTGTGAAACTCAGGATTGACCTTCTGCAAGCTTTTTCTCAACTTATTTGTACCTGCAACAGCCTGAAAACAAGTCCCCCCCCAGCTATTGCCACGACAATTGCTATGACATCGGGAAATGATCTCCAGAGGTGTGGACGCATCTCCAACCAG ATGAAGCACTCAATGGAGGAATTCCGAAACTTGGCTACACGGTATGGAGATCTGTATCAGTCATCGTTTGATGCAGACTCAGCTACTCTAAGGAATGTAGAACT ACAACAGCAGAGCTGTCTGTTGATTTCACATGCAATAGAAGCTCTGATTTTGGATCCAGAATCTGCAAG tttccAGGAATATAGCTCAAATGGAACAGCTCATGTTGAAAGTGAATATGAAAGAAGAATGATGTCTGTATTTAATCGTGTACTAGAGGAAGTGGAATCTCTCAACAGGAAGTATGCTCCTGTGTCTTACTTG CATACAGCTTGTCTGTGCAATGCTGTCATTGCATTGTTGAAGGTGCCCCTTTCATTCCAAAGGTATTTTTTCCAAAAGCTCCAGTCTACAAGTATTAAG CTTGCTCTATCCCCATCTCCAAGGAACCCAGCAGAGCCTATAGCAGTACAGAACAACCAGCAGTTGGCCCTCAAGGTGGAAGGAGTGGTTCAGCATGGATCTAAACCAGGCCTTTTCCGTAAAATCCAATCCGTCTGTCTGAATGTCTCTTCGGTGCTGCAGAGCAAATCTGGACAAGATTATAAG ATTCCTATTGACAACATGACCAATGAAATGGAGCAGAAGGTGGAACCGCACAACGACTATTTCAGCACTCAGTTCCTGTTAAACTTTGTGATCCTTGGCACCCACAACATCACAGTGGAGTCCTCTGTGATAGACTCAAATGGTATTGTTTGGAAAACTGGGCCTAAAACAACTATTTTTGTTAAGTCTCTTGAGGATCCATACTCTCAGCAGGTTcgtctccagcagcagcaaggacagcctccatcccagcagcagcagcagagaaccGCGTACTCACGCTTTTGA
- the INTS7 gene encoding integrator complex subunit 7 isoform X2: MAASAKSFLADAGYGEQELDANSALMELDKGLRSGKLGEQCEAVVRFPRLFQKYPFPILINSAFLKLADVFRVGNNFLRLCVLKVTQQSEKHLEKILNVDEFVKRVFSVIHSNDPVARAITLRMLGSMASIIPERKNAHHSIRQSLDSHDNVEVEAAIFAAANFSAQSKDFAVGICNKISEMIQGLATPVDLKLKLIPILQHMHHDASLASSSRQLLQQLVTSYPSTKMVIVTLHTFTLLAASSLVDIPKQIQLLLQYLKNDPRKAVKRLAIQDLKLLANKTPHTWSRENIQALCESALNTPYDSLKMGMLSVLSTLSGTIAIKQYFSTAATAARSFDLVKLAQECCYHNNRGIAAHGVRILTNISASCQEKDLLPLEQDAVFGLEALLVLCSQDDSPGAQATLKITLTCMVELVKCRPHLSQSVVESLLTQLHSAQDNARILMCHCLAAIAMQLPVLADGMLGDLMDLYKLIGQSATDKKQELLVSLATVIFVSSQKALSTEIKTVIKQQLENASNGWTAYRIARQASRMGNHDMARELYQSLLTQVASEHFYFWLNSLKEFSHAEQCLTGLQEDNYSSALSCIAEALKSYHKGIASLTAASTPLNPLSFQCGFVKLRIDLLQAFSQLICTCNSLKTSPPPAIATTIAMTSGNDLQRCGRISNQMKHSMEEFRNLATRYGDLYQSSFDADSATLRNVELQQQSCLLISHAIEALILDPESASFQEYSSNGTAHVESEYERRMMSVFNRVLEEVESLNRKYAPVSYLHTACLCNAVIALLKVPLSFQRYFFQKLQSTSIKLALSPSPRNPAEPIAVQNNQQLALKVEGVVQHGSKPGLFRKIQSVCLNVSSVLQSKSGQDYKIPIDNMTNEMEQKVEPHNDYFSTQFLLNFVILGTHNITVESSVIDSNGIVWKTGPKTTIFVKSLEDPYSQQVRLQQQQGQPPSQQQQQRTAYSRF; encoded by the exons ATGGCGGCCAGCGCCAAGTCTTTCCTGGCCGACGCGGGCTATGGCGAGCAGGAGCTGGACGCCAACTCCGCCCTcatggagctggacaaag GCCTCAGGTCTGGCAAGCTCGGGGAACAGTGCGAAGCCGTCGTTCGTTTTCCGAGGCTCTTCCAGAAATACCCGTTCCCCATTCTCATCAACTCGGCATTCCTAAAGCTAGCCGATGTTTTCCGAGTGGG AAACAACTTCCtcaggctgtgtgtgctgaaAGTTACTCAGCAGAGTGAGAAGCATTTAGAGAAGATCCTAAATGTGGATGAATTTGTCAAGAGAGTTTTCTCCGTTATCCATAGCAATGATCCTGTTGCTCGGGCTATTACACTCCG GATGTTGGGCAGCATGGCATCTATCATTCCAGAAAGGAAGAATGCACATCACAGTATTCGCCAGAGTTTGGATTCCCATGATAATgtggaagttgaagctgctaTATTTGCTGCTGCCAACTTTTCTGCACAATCTAA GGATTTTGCTGTCGGAATTTGTAATAAAATCAGTGAGATGATTCAAG GTTTGGCCACACCTGTGGACCTGAAGCTGAAGTTGATCCCTATTCTGCAGCACATGCACCACGATGCCAGCTTGGCTTCCAGTTCCCGCCAGCTACTGCAGCAGCTGGTGACATCCTACCCCTCCACCAAGATGGTCATTGTCACCCTGCACACCTTTActctgcttgctgcttcttctttgGTTGACATTCCCAAGCAG aTTCAACTTTTGTTGCAGTACTTGAAAAATGACCCCAGGAAGGCTGTGAAGAGGCTTGCAATCCAGGATTTGAAGCTGTTGGCCAACAAGACACCACATACATGGAGCAGAGAAAATATTCAG GCACTCTGTGAATCTGCTCTTAACACTCCTTATGACAGTTTGAAAATGGGCATGTTATCTGTTCTTTCCACGTTATCAGGGACCATTGCCATTAAACAGTACTTCAGCA CAGCAGCTACAGCTGCAAGGTCATTTGATTTGGTAAAACTAGCACAGGAGTGCTGTTACCATAATAACCGTGGCATTGCAGCTCATGGAGTGAGGATTCTGACCAATATATCAGCCTCTTGCCAGGAAAAAG aTCTTCTGCCTTTGGAGCAAGATGCAGTTTTTGGCTTAGAAGCTCTTCTTGTTCTCTGTAGCCAAGATGACAGCCCAGGAGCTCAGGCAACCTTAAAG ATCACGCTAACTTGCATGGTGGAGCTGGTGAAGTGCCGCCCTCACCTGAGCCAGTCCGTGGTGGAATCCCTGCTGACACAGCTGCACAGTGCCCAGGACAATGCCAGGATCCTCATGTGCCACTGCCTAGCAGCCATTGCCATGCAGCTGCCTGTCTTGGCAGATGGGATGCTGGGAGACCTAATGGACCTCTATAAATTAATTGGACAATCTGCCACAGATAAAAAGCAGGAACTCTTG GTTTCTCTTGCCACAGTGATATTTGTTTccagtcagaaagctttgtcCACAGAAATCAAAACTGTTATCAAACAGCAGCTTGAGAATGCCTCCAATGGATGGACAGCCTACAGGATAGCCAGGCAGGCTTCCAGGATG GGCAACCACGACATGGCCAGAGAACTGTACCAAAGCCTGCTGACTCAAGTGGCTTCAGAGCACTTCTACTTCTGGCTGAACAGCCTGAAGGAGTTCTCCCATGCAGAGCAGTGCCTGACAGGCCTGCAGGAGGACAACTACAGCTCTGCACTCTCCTGCATTGCCGAAGCCTTAAAATCCTACCACAAAGGAATAGCCTCGCTGACG GCTGCTAGTACACCACTTAATCCTCTGAGCTTTCAGTGTGGTTTTGTGAAACTCAGGATTGACCTTCTGCAAGCTTTTTCTCAACTTATTTGTACCTGCAACAGCCTGAAAACAAGTCCCCCCCCAGCTATTGCCACGACAATTGCTATGACATCGGGAAATGATCTCCAGAGGTGTGGACGCATCTCCAACCAG ATGAAGCACTCAATGGAGGAATTCCGAAACTTGGCTACACGGTATGGAGATCTGTATCAGTCATCGTTTGATGCAGACTCAGCTACTCTAAGGAATGTAGAACT ACAACAGCAGAGCTGTCTGTTGATTTCACATGCAATAGAAGCTCTGATTTTGGATCCAGAATCTGCAAG tttccAGGAATATAGCTCAAATGGAACAGCTCATGTTGAAAGTGAATATGAAAGAAGAATGATGTCTGTATTTAATCGTGTACTAGAGGAAGTGGAATCTCTCAACAGGAAGTATGCTCCTGTGTCTTACTTG CATACAGCTTGTCTGTGCAATGCTGTCATTGCATTGTTGAAGGTGCCCCTTTCATTCCAAAGGTATTTTTTCCAAAAGCTCCAGTCTACAAGTATTAAG CTTGCTCTATCCCCATCTCCAAGGAACCCAGCAGAGCCTATAGCAGTACAGAACAACCAGCAGTTGGCCCTCAAGGTGGAAGGAGTGGTTCAGCATGGATCTAAACCAGGCCTTTTCCGTAAAATCCAATCCGTCTGTCTGAATGTCTCTTCGGTGCTGCAGAGCAAATCTGGACAAGATTATAAG ATTCCTATTGACAACATGACCAATGAAATGGAGCAGAAGGTGGAACCGCACAACGACTATTTCAGCACTCAGTTCCTGTTAAACTTTGTGATCCTTGGCACCCACAACATCACAGTGGAGTCCTCTGTGATAGACTCAAATGGTATTGTTTGGAAAACTGGGCCTAAAACAACTATTTTTGTTAAGTCTCTTGAGGATCCATACTCTCAGCAGGTTcgtctccagcagcagcaaggacagcctccatcccagcagcagcagcagagaaccGCGTACTCACGCTTTTGA